A single genomic interval of Spinacia oleracea cultivar Varoflay chromosome 6, BTI_SOV_V1, whole genome shotgun sequence harbors:
- the LOC130463624 gene encoding uncharacterized protein — MWDLQLTKHWLDYFITSHDLLDNLNLLRKYPTALCKFTFLIWSLWKERNDCTFNNASFSPFRVFHKANSAYHEWQTRLQLDYHQLTGTPITTLNSTSPPPPSPPIMVRWYPPPLGTFKLNLDGSSKSSSATAGIIIRNSEGISISACTFNLGQTQAFMAEAIALHKGLQEARRLQIDNLLIECDNFLIIYAVKGVWSTPWKIINIISDIKHLLNLFTTWDIKHIFRETNSAADWIANVGHLIVGNMYIDPTNSQRLATILCNDYSGVTLVRRGS, encoded by the coding sequence ATGTGGGATCTCCAATTAACTAAACACTGGCTGGATTATTTTATCACCTCCCATGACCTTCTTGATAATCTAAACCTTCTCAGGAAGTACCCCACTGCTTTATGTAAGTTCACCTTCCTAATTTGGTCTCTTTGGAAGGAAAGAAACGATTGTACCTTCAACAATGCATCCTTCAGCCCATTCCGGGTTTTTCACAAGGCAAACTCTGCTTACCATGAATGGCAAACTCGTCTCCAACTTGACTATCATCAGCTTACGGGCACCCCTATTACCACCCTCAATTCCACTTCTCCACCACCTCCTTCCCCTCCAATCATGGTTCGCTGGTACCCCCCTCCACTCGGCACCTTCAAACTCAACTTAGACGGCTCCAGTAAATCTTCTTCAGCAACAGCAGGAATCATCATCCGTAACAGTGAAGGAATTTCGATTTCAGCATGTACATTTAATCTTGGTCAAACTCAAGCGTTCATGGCTGAAGCCATTGCTCTCCACAAAGGTCTACAAGAAGCTAGGCGTCTACAGATCGATAATCTCCTCATCGAATGTGATAATTTTCTTATCATTTATGCAGTTAAAGGGGTGTGGTCGACTCCTTGGAAGATCATCAACATTATTTCTGATATCAAACATCTCCTCAACCTCTTTACCACTTGGGATATCAAGCACATTTTCAGAGAAACAAATTCGGCAGCAGATTGGATAGCAAATGTCGGTCACCTAATTGTTGGGAATATGTATATAGATCCTACTAATAGCCAGAGATTAGCTACTATTTTGTGTAATGATTACTCAGGAGTGACTCTCGTGCGGAGAGGCTCCTAA